Proteins co-encoded in one Novosphingobium sp. PP1Y genomic window:
- the epsC gene encoding serine O-acetyltransferase EpsC, translated as MLGNLVRYLDSVVARDPAPRSRWEVLLYPGVWALFWHKIAHRLFNARLFFLARAVNHLSRFMTAIDIHPGATIGKNFFIDHGFTVIGETAEIGDNVTIYQCVTLGGSNPTNGKGGKRHPTLEDNVIVGSGAQIIGPVTIGKRARIGASAVVTESVPDGATMIGVKARSTLVAAETYAKDFMPYGTPCKEPCEPAPNQRVDQLEEQIDALRAQVEALMAEREEARKSTEPACKGV; from the coding sequence ATGCTCGGTAATCTTGTCCGATATCTGGATTCTGTCGTGGCGCGCGATCCTGCGCCTCGTTCGCGTTGGGAAGTGCTGCTCTATCCCGGCGTGTGGGCGCTGTTCTGGCACAAGATCGCGCATCGCCTGTTCAATGCGCGCCTGTTCTTCCTCGCGCGCGCAGTCAATCACCTCTCCCGGTTCATGACCGCGATCGACATCCACCCGGGCGCAACCATCGGCAAGAACTTCTTCATCGACCACGGTTTCACCGTGATCGGCGAGACGGCCGAGATCGGTGACAACGTCACCATCTACCAGTGCGTCACGCTTGGCGGTTCCAACCCGACGAACGGCAAGGGCGGCAAGCGCCATCCCACGCTGGAGGACAATGTCATCGTCGGCTCCGGGGCCCAGATCATCGGCCCGGTGACCATCGGCAAGCGCGCCCGCATCGGCGCCAGCGCCGTCGTGACCGAGAGCGTGCCCGATGGCGCGACCATGATCGGCGTCAAGGCGCGCTCGACCCTTGTCGCCGCAGAGACTTACGCTAAGGACTTCATGCCTTACGGCACGCCCTGCAAGGAACCGTGCGAACCGGCGCCCAACCAGCGCGTCGACCAGCTCGAAGAGCAGATCGATGCCCTGCGTGCGCAAGTCGAGGCGCTCATGGCCGAACGTGAAGAGGCGCGCAAGTCCACCGAACCGGCATGCAAGGGCGTTTGA
- a CDS encoding DUF2794 domain-containing protein codes for MSVGPAGLNSHHGSVVAFPGRKPLQVGFERDELMRILDLYGRMVAAGLWRDYAMDFGKDAANFSAFRRAAERPQARVEKRPALRGKQGMWTLFGEAGQVLKRGHELAGILSPLERKLLKVVED; via the coding sequence ATGTCGGTTGGGCCGGCCGGACTGAATTCCCATCACGGCAGTGTCGTTGCATTCCCCGGGCGCAAGCCTCTGCAGGTGGGGTTTGAGCGCGACGAGCTGATGCGCATTCTGGATCTTTACGGGCGCATGGTCGCGGCCGGACTGTGGCGCGACTACGCCATGGACTTCGGCAAGGACGCCGCGAATTTCAGCGCCTTTCGCCGCGCTGCAGAACGCCCGCAGGCGCGGGTGGAGAAGCGCCCGGCACTGCGCGGAAAGCAGGGCATGTGGACATTGTTCGGCGAGGCCGGGCAAGTGCTCAAGCGCGGGCATGAACTGGCCGGCATTCTCAGCCCCCTCGAACGCAAGCTCCTCAAGGTCGTCGAGGATTGA
- a CDS encoding SDR family NAD(P)-dependent oxidoreductase has protein sequence MPISFEGQVAIVTGAGNGLGRAYALELARRGAKVVVNDLGGERDGRGHSDAALAVVEEIRVAGGEAMADGGDVSDFAQMEAMVARTREAWGGVHVLINNAGILRDRTFAKMDPADFELVVRVHLLGSAFATKAVWETMREQRYGRVLMTTSSSGLGGNFGQANYGAAKAGVLGLARTLRMEGAKYDIRVNSIAPTAGTRMTADIFPDEAYNAFVPEAVVPAALFLVSKDAPSDAIVGAGGGVYQGAFITMNDGVLLPEAERTVEGFAAAWERIRDRRGDRVFDNGMEQSHHAMAMLSGKRG, from the coding sequence ATGCCCATTTCGTTCGAAGGACAGGTCGCAATCGTGACCGGTGCGGGCAATGGACTGGGACGCGCCTATGCCCTCGAACTGGCGCGGCGCGGCGCGAAAGTCGTGGTCAACGACCTCGGCGGCGAGCGCGACGGGCGCGGCCACTCCGACGCCGCACTGGCGGTGGTCGAGGAAATTCGCGTAGCTGGCGGCGAGGCCATGGCCGACGGCGGCGACGTTTCGGACTTCGCCCAGATGGAAGCGATGGTCGCGCGCACCAGGGAAGCATGGGGCGGCGTCCATGTCCTGATCAACAATGCCGGCATCCTGCGCGACCGCACATTCGCCAAGATGGACCCGGCCGATTTCGAGCTGGTCGTGCGCGTCCACCTGCTGGGCAGCGCCTTTGCGACCAAGGCGGTTTGGGAAACCATGCGCGAGCAGCGCTACGGCCGCGTTCTGATGACGACTTCGTCCTCCGGTCTTGGCGGCAACTTCGGCCAAGCCAACTACGGCGCAGCCAAGGCCGGCGTTCTCGGCCTCGCCCGTACCTTGCGCATGGAAGGCGCCAAGTACGACATCCGCGTCAACTCCATCGCCCCGACGGCGGGCACGCGCATGACCGCCGACATCTTTCCCGATGAAGCCTATAATGCTTTCGTTCCGGAAGCCGTGGTGCCCGCCGCCCTCTTCCTCGTATCGAAGGATGCGCCAAGCGATGCCATCGTGGGTGCGGGTGGCGGCGTCTACCAGGGCGCCTTCATCACCATGAACGACGGCGTCCTGCTGCCCGAGGCAGAGCGGACCGTCGAAGGATTCGCAGCGGCCTGGGAACGTATCCGCGACCGGCGCGGCGACCGTGTCTTCGACAACGGCATGGAGCAGTCGCATCACGCGATGGCGATGCTGTCAGGCAAGCGCGGCTGA